In one Silene latifolia isolate original U9 population chromosome 10, ASM4854445v1, whole genome shotgun sequence genomic region, the following are encoded:
- the LOC141607979 gene encoding uncharacterized protein LOC141607979: MYFDGAARQDRAGAGVVFVTPQNHLMPYAFTLTQLCTNNMAEYQALILGLQMAIEIGVRDMDIYGDSKLVVNQVLGEYEVKKEDLIPYHQQALQLLNQLDDIHVGHVPRSANKLADALSNLAATLASLGRKSL; the protein is encoded by the coding sequence ATGTACTTTGACGGTGCGGCAAGGCAAGATAGAGCTGGAGCTGGAGTTGTAttcgtaactccacaaaatcatcttATGCCATATGCCTTTACACTCACTCAGTTGTGTACAAATAATATGGCAGAATACCAAGCTCTCATACTCGGTCTTCAAATGGCGATCGAAATAGGTGTCAGGGACATGGACATATATGGAGACTCAAAGCTGGTGGTCAACCAAGTCCTTGGTGAATATGAAGTGaaaaaggaagacttgattccCTACCATCAACAGGCATTACAACTACTGAATCAACTTGACGACATCCATGTTGGTCATGTGCcaaggagtgccaataagttggctGACGCGCTTTCTAATCTTGCAGCCACTTTGGCATCTTTGGGGCGTAAGAGTCTATGA
- the LOC141605782 gene encoding vacuolar protein sorting-associated protein 2 homolog 1: MSFLFGNRKTPAELLRENKRMLDKSIREIERERQGLQTQEKKLITEIKKSAKQGQMGAVRVMAKDLIRTRHQIDKFYKLKSQLQGVSLRIQTLKSTQAMGEAMKGVTKAMGQMNRQMNLPSLQKIMQEFERQNERMELSSEVMGDAIDDALEGDEEETETEDLVNQVLDEIGIDINQELVNAPSSAVAAPAAKNKVAQAEAPGNDEGGIDDDLQARLDNLRRM; this comes from the exons ATGAGTTTCCTGTTCGGAAATCGGAAAACTcctgcag AACTTCTGCGGGAGAATAAGAGGATGCTGGATAAATCAATTCGGGAGATTGAAAGAGAGAGACAGGGATTACAAACTCAAGAGAAGAAATTAATTACAGAGATCAAGAAGAGTGccaagcaaggacaaatg GGAGCTGTTAGAGTCATGGCTAAAGATCTAATTAGAACACGTCATCAGATTGATAAGTTCTACAAGCTTAAGTCACAACTTCAAGGCGTTTCTTTACGGATTCAG ACTCTGAAATCTACACAAGCCATGGGAGAGGCCATGAAGGGAGTAACAAAGGCTATGGGACAAATGAACAGGCAAATGAATCTTCCATCTCTTCAGAAAATCATGCAGGAATTTGAGAGACAGAATGAGAGGATGGAGCTCAGCAGCGAAGTTATGGGAGATGCTATTGATGATGCTTTggaaggagatgaagaggagaccGAAACTGAGGATCTTGTGAATCAAGTTCTTGATGAAATTGGAATCGACATCAACCAAGAG CTTGTGAATGCACCATCTTCCGCAGTAGCGGCACCTGCTGCAAAGAACAAGGTTGCACAGGCTGAAGCACCAGGCAATGATGAAGGTGGAATTGATGACGATTTACAGGCAAGGCTGGACAACTTGAGAAGAATGTAG